The window TCATGTGATTTCCAACTATATTCAATCATATTATCCCTTGAAAAAACCACCATAATAGGGTATGCGTCAATTTCTATATATTTAAGTAATGTCGCAGAAAGACTTGTTCCAAATTCCTTTGTCAACGATTCTATCAAAGAAAAATCAAATTTTCGCGTTTGAACAGCTTGTTTAAAACGAGATGTTGGCATTAGCAAGTTTGAAGCGAAATGATCAGCCTCCATTTCTACGATGTTTTTCCTCTGGAATCTGTAATATGATTTATGCAAAGACTTTCCTTTTTTTAGAGCATTACGATGTTCATCAATAAAGAAATGTCCTAATTCATGAGCAAATGAAAATCGAAGTCGTGCATTGTCTGTCGATTGGATATTTTGTGTATTCAAATAAACATGAAAATCATTAGAATCATGTTCTAAAAGACCATCAAAACAATCTCCATATTCTCCATAATTATACGTTACACCAGATTTTTCGGCAATGAGTTCTGGCAACACCATACTATGTGGACAATAATCAATAGATATAAATTCAGCTAATTCAGCTAATTCTTTTTTTCGAGCATTATCTATTGTCATTCTTCTTTTTCTTAGCTTCTTCTTTATCTCTTTTCATTTTCGCAAGCATATCTTCTGGGATATCTTTCCCTTCTCTTGCAGCTAATGCCCAATTCCTTTCTCCCTCTGAATTGTCAATTGCAATTACTCTTTTCTTTAGTGTCTGCTTTTTATCCTCAAATACAAAATCAGGAGATTCTAATTCTTTGGGCAACGGAATATAGTCTATATTTTCTTCAAAAACGGACATCTGTTCATCTGTTGTAGGGAATAGGTACCCATGTGATTTCAGTGCATTTTCAAGATATGCTTCAAAATCTGCATCCTGTATTTTTATTTTTTTTGTCATTGTTGTTATGATTTAATCGTTTGACAAGTGGAGTTTTGGATAATATGCGCTTTAATTTTATCCAAAGCTCTTTTTTTGATTTGCCTAATATTAGCAGGTGTAGTCGAGTATCTATTGCTTAACTCACTTAAAACTTCATCCGGCAAATGTTTATTTTCTTCCTGATATAGAAAACAGGTAAGTAAAATTTCTCGGTCTCTTTCAGATAACAAACTCAATGCATCATTTAAAATTTTCTTTTGAGGTGTCTCGTAATCAACAATATCATCTTCAATATCAGAAGTAGAAGTTATTACATCCTCATTCAATGGGATATTTTTTCTGTCATTCAGATTATATTCTTTGATTAAATCAAGAGTCTCGTTATAAGCTATTTTTGACATCCATGTTGACAACTTACTTTTCTTAGAATCATATGTTGGATGCGAATAAATAGTCATCATAGTGTTACTAAAGACATCTTGTGCCAACTCCGCTCCGTTCTCAATATCTAACTTCGCGCAAACGCTATAGCATAAAGACCATAGCAAGTTCTTGTATCGCTTATAAAAAATACGAAAAGCGTCCTTTGCCTCAGCCTCATTTTCTTCCTTATAAGACATTAAAACAAAGAGATCTTCATCTGTGTATGAAGTATCTAATTGTTTCTTGTTTTGCATAACATCCATATTTT of the Dysgonomonadaceae bacterium PH5-43 genome contains:
- a CDS encoding RNA polymerase sigma factor (sigma-70 family) (product_source=TIGR02937; cath_funfam=1.10.10.10,1.10.1740.10; cog=COG1595; pfam=PF04542,PF04545; superfamily=88659,88946; tigrfam=TIGR02937), which codes for MQNKKQLDTSYTDEDLFVLMSYKEENEAEAKDAFRIFYKRYKNLLWSLCYSVCAKLDIENGAELAQDVFSNTMMTIYSHPTYDSKKSKLSTWMSKIAYNETLDLIKEYNLNDRKNIPLNEDVITSTSDIEDDIVDYETPQKKILNDALSLLSERDREILLTCFLYQEENKHLPDEVLSELSNRYSTTPANIRQIKKRALDKIKAHIIQNSTCQTIKS
- a CDS encoding Zn-dependent peptidase ImmA (M78 family) (product_source=COG2856; cog=COG2856; pfam=PF06114; superfamily=55486), with protein sequence MTIDNARKKELAELAEFISIDYCPHSMVLPELIAEKSGVTYNYGEYGDCFDGLLEHDSNDFHVYLNTQNIQSTDNARLRFSFAHELGHFFIDEHRNALKKGKSLHKSYYRFQRKNIVEMEADHFASNLLMPTSRFKQAVQTRKFDFSLIESLTKEFGTSLSATLLKYIEIDAYPIMVVFSRDNMIEYSWKSHDFPYKYFIEHSSKKTPPLTVAGDYFNNGLKCEDTEIVEASEWFSSYDDIRGIKLFEKCIFPNYGKIAISIIWQ
- a CDS encoding hypothetical protein (product_source=Hypo-rule applied), which gives rise to MTKKIKIQDADFEAYLENALKSHGYLFPTTDEQMSVFEENIDYIPLPKELESPDFVFEDKKQTLKKRVIAIDNSEGERNWALAAREGKDIPEDMLAKMKRDKEEAKKKKNDNR